A single window of Zea mays cultivar B73 chromosome 10, Zm-B73-REFERENCE-NAM-5.0, whole genome shotgun sequence DNA harbors:
- the LOC100285537 gene encoding 6b-interacting protein 1: MDDDDDVSPSSSPSPPSSSALPVDGPVTVAAAPPGASMAVALPIHRTAASLYASAGGDGGGGGGREDAWSDGATSALIDAWGERFVALGRGSLRHPQWQEVAEAVSSRDGYSKAPKSDIQCKNRIDTLKKKYKVERIKPVSGWQFFDRLDFLLAPTYGNKPGNGGGGHNSNSRSQMPAAPRVGFPQRSRTPLMPAAGSGAKRRAPSPEPSVSSDSSDGFPPMPALPAVNGKRKRTDDGRSDGGGDRAQGLRELAQAIRRLGEAYERVEATKLEQEAEMERRRMDFAQELESQRVRFFLDTQMELTQAKNHASPATAAVPAVGSSRRIPRMSLVTDAGGSSNHHSRYRISHVDRHRHAPRPHYQQYHDNNNAGAAAASDGEQSDEEDYEEESQ; the protein is encoded by the coding sequence atggacgacgacgacgacgtgtCGCCCTCCTCCTCCCCGTCGCCGCCCTCCTCCTCCGCGCTCCCCGTGGACGGCCCCGTCACCGTCGCCGCTGCGCCGCCGGGCGCTTCCATGGCGGTCGCGCTCCCGATCCATAGGACCGCGGCGTCCCTGTACGCTAGCGCCGGCggcgatggcggcggcggcggcgggagggAGGACGCCTGGAGCGACGGCGCCACGTCCGCGCTCATCGACGCCTGGGGCGAGCGCTTCGTCGCGCTCGGCCGCGGCAGCCTCCGCCACCCGCAGTGGCAGGAGGTCGCCGAAGCCGTCTCCTCCCGTGACGGCTACTCCAAGGCGCCCAAGTCCGATATCCAGTGCAAAAACCGCATCGACACGCTCAAGAAGAAGTACAAGGTCGAGAGGATCAAGCCGGTCTCCGGCTGGCAGTTCTTCGACCGCCTCGATTTTCTCCTCGCGCCCACCTACGGCAACAAGCCCGGCAACGGCGGCGGCGGGCACAACTCCAACAGCCGCAGCCAGATGCCTGCGGCGCCGCGAGTGGGCTTCCCTCAACGCAGCCGCACGCCGCTCATGCCCGCAGCAGGATCCGGGGCCAAGCGGAGGGCGCCTTCGCCGGAGCCGTCGGTGTCCTCCGATTCCTCCGACGGCTTCCCGCCAATGCCGGCCCTTCCGGCGGTGAAcgggaagaggaagaggacggacGATGGGCGCTCCGACGGAGGCGGCGACCGCGCGCAGGGGCTTCGGGAGCTGGCTCAGGCGATACGGCGCCTCGGCGAGGCGTACGAGCGCGTGGAGGCCACGAAGCTGGAACAGGAGGCCGAGATGGAGCGTCGGCgcatggacttcgcgcaggagctGGAGTCGCAGCGCGTGCGGTTCTTCCTCGACACGCAGATGGAGCTCACGCAGGCCAAGAATCACGCGTCTCCTGCCACGGCCGCCGTCCCTGCTGTTGGCTCGTCGAGGAGGATTCCGAGGATGTCACTGGTTACCGACGCCGGTGGCAGCAGCAATCACCATAGCCGTTACCGGATCAGCCATGTTGACAGGCACCGCCATGCTCCACGCCCACATTACCAGCAGTACCATGACAACAATAACGCGGGGGCAGCGGCTGCAAGTGACGGTGAGCAGTCTGACGAGGAAGATTATGAAGAAGAGAGCCAGTAA